A portion of the Bulleidia sp. zg-1006 genome contains these proteins:
- a CDS encoding FtsX-like permease family protein, with the protein MFKLYSRLAIQNIHNDRKRFVPFLLAMSLLTLMMYNFISMGMNPYILNSRGGRNIIQVLTVGRWIVGIATLIISFYAYSFVLKGRQEEFSLLNTLGLEKKHIRSMVLIELLLLYLGTIVLGITLGILVDKLIFAAMTMFLDGQVKFGFFISANAILYTCSIFLALYFGFFIRTGFQIQLHSISSLRQLSSQGEKEPKAKTWLALIGLVFMGFGYYLALTIQNPLKAIAMFVVAVVAVIIGTYCLITAGSITYLKWRKSKKKVYYQPEHFVNISNLLYRMKANAVGLGNIAILSTMVIIILSISASLVIGIKSTIDYQYPRDYEISVYSRNEDTNASDGHYYKIPSTEEAEGYLKAIATLNEKHHIQPQDISYFRATSGTLTLKNGEFSFEEQDQRSSWDALNAVQVTYVLQEDVNRVFGTNLKLKKGELAVYDPDNILQGKDLNYFGTKKKYQTLSNINMTLFNAVNTTVLKQIVIVVDSVESLANVNVLQAKQLGEESRYYLTIKYNGQAIDEEKYMNDLKNVIEAEYHKNVANSKYGYLLNSKRLNYRELLSIHVGTIYVLSMLVVLFTSVSVLVIYYKQVSEGTRDRENYLIMRKVGMDERMIHRTIRQQVKIIFFLPPLIATMHVLAATKFMHLVLQIIVKISFSTFAWITFASLAVYLIFFYIVYTLTTRTYYDIVKH; encoded by the coding sequence ATGTTTAAGCTATATAGTCGATTAGCCATTCAAAATATTCATAACGATCGAAAGCGGTTTGTGCCTTTCTTGTTAGCGATGAGTTTATTAACTCTTATGATGTATAACTTCATTTCTATGGGAATGAATCCTTATATTTTAAATTCTCGTGGTGGTAGAAATATTATTCAAGTATTGACTGTGGGTAGATGGATTGTCGGTATTGCGACTTTAATTATTAGTTTTTATGCCTATTCCTTTGTATTGAAAGGTAGACAGGAAGAATTTTCCTTATTAAACACCCTAGGTTTAGAAAAGAAACATATTCGTTCCATGGTTTTAATTGAATTATTACTTTTATATCTAGGGACGATTGTTTTAGGGATTACACTTGGGATTTTAGTGGATAAATTAATCTTTGCGGCCATGACGATGTTCTTAGATGGTCAAGTGAAGTTTGGCTTCTTTATTTCAGCGAACGCTATTCTCTATACCTGTTCTATTTTCTTGGCTTTATACTTTGGTTTCTTTATTCGGACCGGTTTCCAAATTCAATTGCATTCGATTTCTAGTTTAAGACAATTGTCTTCTCAAGGTGAGAAAGAACCAAAAGCGAAGACTTGGCTAGCTCTTATTGGTTTGGTATTTATGGGCTTTGGGTATTATCTTGCCTTAACAATTCAAAATCCATTAAAAGCAATCGCCATGTTTGTGGTAGCGGTGGTAGCGGTTATTATTGGTACTTATTGCTTGATTACAGCAGGTTCCATTACTTATTTGAAATGGCGTAAGAGCAAGAAGAAGGTTTATTATCAACCAGAACATTTTGTGAATATTTCAAATCTTTTATACCGTATGAAAGCTAATGCGGTGGGTTTAGGAAACATTGCGATTCTTTCAACGATGGTTATTATCATTCTATCTATATCAGCTTCATTAGTTATAGGGATTAAATCAACCATTGATTACCAATATCCTCGTGATTATGAAATTTCTGTATATAGTCGAAATGAGGATACGAACGCATCAGATGGACATTATTATAAAATTCCAAGCACTGAAGAAGCGGAAGGCTATTTAAAAGCGATTGCGACTTTGAATGAGAAACACCACATTCAACCTCAAGACATCAGTTATTTCCGTGCAACAAGTGGAACTTTAACTTTAAAAAATGGGGAATTTTCTTTTGAAGAGCAGGATCAAAGAAGCAGCTGGGACGCATTAAATGCTGTGCAGGTAACATATGTGTTGCAAGAGGATGTCAACCGAGTTTTTGGAACAAATTTGAAATTAAAAAAAGGTGAATTGGCAGTTTATGATCCGGATAATATCTTACAAGGAAAGGATTTAAACTACTTTGGTACAAAGAAGAAGTATCAAACCTTATCGAATATCAATATGACTTTATTTAATGCTGTAAATACAACGGTTTTAAAACAAATTGTGATTGTGGTGGATAGTGTTGAAAGCCTGGCAAATGTGAATGTTTTGCAAGCAAAACAACTAGGAGAAGAAAGTCGTTATTATTTGACGATTAAGTACAATGGTCAAGCCATCGATGAAGAAAAGTACATGAATGATCTTAAAAACGTTATTGAAGCGGAATATCATAAGAATGTAGCGAATTCAAAATATGGCTACTTACTTAATTCAAAGCGACTGAATTATCGTGAACTATTAAGCATTCATGTTGGTACTATCTATGTGTTGAGTATGTTGGTGGTTTTATTCACATCGGTATCCGTACTTGTGATTTACTACAAACAGGTAAGTGAGGGAACAAGAGACCGTGAAAACTACTTAATTATGCGTAAGGTTGGTATGGATGAAAGGATGATTCACAGGACGATTCGTCAACAGGTTAAGATTATATTCTTCTTACCACCGTTGATTGCGACCATGCATGTTTTGGCGGCCACGAAATTTATGCACTTGGTGTTGCAGATAATCGTTAAGATTAGCTTTTCAACGTTTGCATGGATTACCTTCGCTAGTTTGGCTGTTTACCTAATCTTCTTCTATATTGTCTATACTTTAACGACAAGGACATATTACGATATTGTAAAGCACTAA